A window of the Dictyostelium discoideum AX4 chromosome 4 chromosome, whole genome shotgun sequence genome harbors these coding sequences:
- the proB gene encoding profilin II — MTWQAYVDNNLLGAGFASAALLGAADGSVWAHSAGFNVAEGKAITALFQKDGAAFATGIHVAGKKYMAIKSDTRSAYGKLGAGGVVCVKTLTCIIVAVYDDKLQPGAAANIAEKLADYLIDNNC; from the exons ATGACTTGGCAAGCATACGTCG atAACAACTTACTTGGTGCTGGTTTCGCATCAGCTGCTCTTTTAGGTGCTGCTGACGGTAGTGTTTGGGCACACTCAGCTGGATTCAATGTCGCTGAAGGTAAGGCAATAACCGCACTTTTTCAAAAGGATGGAGCTGCATTCGCAACTGGCATCCACGTTGCTGGTAAGAAATATATGGCCATCAAAAGTGACACCAGATCTGCTTACGGTAAATTAGGTGctggtggtgttgtttgcGTTAAAACCTTAACTTGTATCATCGTTGCTGTCTATGATGACAAATTACAACCAGGTGCTGCTGCTAACATTGCTGAAAAATTAGccgattatttaattgacaACAACTGTTAA